One segment of Acidimicrobiales bacterium DNA contains the following:
- a CDS encoding nucleoside hydrolase — MTVAHRVVVDTDPGIDDAMAIAVALAAPEIEVLALTTSYGNHRLDVTTANAQRILDTLGVPGIPVVPGAERPLVRSRGAEATKVHGDDGLGDTDLPGPSRRSAPGRPAAELLADTVTSNPGEVTIVAIGPLTNLAIALDHAPGLADSVRQVVVMGGAWNCGGNVTAAAEANLHSDPHAAARVLAAGLPLTLIGLDVTRQLLADRDWLDRLAEVDTPAARLVARTSQLYHRYHVAAERVDGIQCHDVATIAYLLRPDLFCTEHHRVRVVAEGHEAGATRPAGEVDAPPPIAVATGVDAPGVLDLVWRHLVDRSAIPRSGPPGR, encoded by the coding sequence GTGACCGTCGCCCACCGGGTCGTCGTCGACACCGACCCCGGCATCGACGACGCCATGGCCATCGCCGTCGCGCTCGCAGCCCCCGAGATCGAGGTGCTCGCCCTCACCACCTCCTATGGCAACCACCGTCTCGACGTCACCACCGCGAACGCCCAGCGCATCCTCGACACGCTGGGCGTGCCGGGCATCCCGGTCGTTCCCGGTGCCGAGCGTCCCCTCGTGCGATCTCGCGGTGCTGAGGCGACGAAGGTCCACGGTGACGACGGCCTTGGCGACACGGACCTACCAGGGCCATCGAGGCGATCCGCACCCGGTCGTCCCGCCGCCGAGCTCCTGGCCGACACCGTGACGTCCAACCCCGGTGAGGTCACCATCGTCGCCATCGGGCCGCTCACCAACCTGGCCATCGCGCTCGACCATGCCCCTGGCTTGGCGGACTCGGTCCGCCAAGTGGTGGTGATGGGGGGAGCATGGAACTGCGGTGGGAACGTCACCGCGGCGGCCGAGGCCAACCTGCACAGCGACCCACATGCCGCCGCCCGCGTCCTGGCCGCCGGCCTCCCGCTCACCCTGATCGGATTGGATGTGACCCGTCAGCTGCTCGCCGACCGCGACTGGCTCGACCGTCTGGCCGAGGTCGACACGCCCGCCGCGCGGCTCGTCGCCCGCACGTCCCAGCTCTATCACCGGTATCACGTCGCCGCCGAACGAGTCGACGGGATCCAGTGCCACGACGTGGCGACCATCGCCTACCTGCTGCGACCGGATCTCTTCTGCACCGAGCACCACCGGGTGCGGGTCGTGGCCGAAGGACACGAAGCGGGTGCCACCAGACCGGCCGGCGAGGTCGATGCGCCACCACCCATCGCGGTGGCCACCGGGGTCGATGCGCCCGGTGTCCTCGACCTGGTGTGGCGTCACCTCGTCGATCGGTCTGCCATCCCCCGTTCGGGACCCCCGGGTCGCTAG
- the gcvP gene encoding aminomethyl-transferring glycine dehydrogenase, translating into MTTFADRHLGPDHDELHVMLETIGVDSIDQLIDAAMPRAIRDAGSLVLPEAVSEAEALAELRALADRNERRTSLIGMGYVGTITPGVIQRNVLENPAWYTSYTPYQPEISQGRLEALLNFQTMVADLTGMELANASLLDEGTAAAEAMTMCRRVSKTDSDRFFVDSTAHPQTIDVVKTRAEPLGIELVIGDPVVDLPEADLFGAFIQNPATDGRVRDLAPDIAAVHDAGGLAVVATDLLALCLMVPPGEQGADVVVGSSQRFGVPMAFGGPHAGFIATRSDFARSLPGRLVGVSVDADGGTALRLTLQTREQHIRRERATSNICTAQVLLAVIAGCYAVYHGPDGLREIARGVNRLAIDLSEGLGAAGVSTAHASFFDTVVAVVPGQADAVMGAADAERINLRRLDADRVGITVDETSTDDLVATLVKLVAGAAGHDTTGASPTAGQQRSIPAELERHSEFLDHPVFHRHRSETAMLRYLRRLADRDLALDRTSIPLGSCTMKLNATAEMVPITWPELAEIHPFAPLDQVEGYRRIIADLEGWLAEITGYDAVSMQPNAGSQGEYAGLLAIRAYHRSRGDEQRTVCVIPSSAHGTNAASAVLAGMEVAVVACDDQGNIDVGDLRATLAEVGDRLAALMVTYPSTHGVYEEAIVEICELIHDHGGQVYLDGANLNALVGLARPGRFGADVSHLNLHKTFCIPHGGGGPGVGPIGVRSHLEPFLPGHGVVPEAGPHGSGDHGVGPVASAPWGSAGILPISWMYVRMMGAEGLTRATEVAIAAANYVAKRLETHYPVLYQGPGGYVAHECIIDTRPARDEAGVSVDDIAKRLIDYGFHAPTMSFPVAGTLMIEPTESEHLAELDRFCEAMIAIAGEIDRVRHGEWERTDNPLVHAPHTAEVLLVDGWERGYPRALGALPPGVDPRSKYWSPVSRIDQAYGDRNVMCACPPIEAYGT; encoded by the coding sequence ATGACCACCTTCGCCGACCGCCATCTCGGCCCCGACCACGACGAGCTCCACGTGATGCTGGAGACGATCGGTGTCGACTCGATCGATCAGCTGATCGACGCAGCCATGCCCCGCGCCATCCGCGACGCCGGCTCGCTCGTGCTGCCGGAGGCGGTGTCCGAGGCGGAGGCATTGGCCGAGCTGCGAGCACTGGCCGATCGCAACGAACGACGCACTTCGCTGATCGGGATGGGCTATGTGGGCACGATCACTCCCGGGGTCATCCAGCGCAACGTGCTCGAGAACCCGGCGTGGTACACGAGCTACACGCCGTACCAGCCCGAGATCTCACAGGGTCGGCTCGAAGCGCTCCTGAACTTCCAGACGATGGTGGCCGACCTGACCGGGATGGAGCTGGCCAACGCGTCGCTGCTCGACGAGGGCACAGCCGCCGCCGAGGCGATGACGATGTGCCGGAGGGTGAGCAAGACCGATTCGGATCGGTTTTTCGTCGATTCGACGGCCCATCCCCAGACCATCGACGTGGTGAAGACCAGGGCCGAGCCTCTCGGCATCGAACTGGTCATCGGCGACCCCGTCGTCGACCTTCCCGAGGCCGATCTGTTCGGTGCGTTCATCCAGAACCCGGCCACCGACGGTCGTGTTCGTGACCTGGCCCCCGACATCGCTGCGGTGCACGATGCGGGGGGCTTGGCGGTGGTCGCAACCGATCTGTTGGCACTGTGCCTGATGGTGCCACCAGGTGAGCAGGGTGCAGACGTGGTGGTGGGTTCGTCTCAGCGCTTCGGGGTCCCGATGGCGTTCGGCGGGCCCCACGCCGGGTTCATCGCCACCCGGTCCGACTTCGCCCGGTCGCTGCCGGGTCGCTTGGTCGGGGTGTCGGTCGATGCCGACGGTGGCACCGCCCTGCGTCTCACCTTGCAGACTCGCGAGCAGCACATCCGGCGGGAGCGGGCCACCAGCAACATCTGCACCGCCCAGGTGCTGCTGGCGGTGATCGCCGGATGCTACGCCGTCTACCACGGACCTGATGGGCTGCGTGAGATCGCCCGCGGGGTGAACCGGTTGGCCATCGACTTGTCCGAGGGGCTGGGGGCAGCCGGCGTGTCCACGGCGCACGCATCGTTCTTCGACACGGTGGTGGCGGTGGTGCCCGGCCAGGCCGACGCGGTGATGGGCGCGGCCGATGCGGAGCGCATCAACCTTCGGCGCCTGGACGCCGACCGAGTGGGCATCACCGTGGACGAGACCTCGACCGATGATCTGGTCGCCACCCTGGTGAAGCTGGTGGCGGGTGCCGCGGGCCACGATACGACCGGCGCCTCTCCGACAGCTGGCCAGCAACGCTCGATCCCCGCCGAGCTCGAGCGGCACTCGGAGTTCCTCGACCATCCGGTGTTCCATCGCCACCGATCCGAGACCGCGATGCTGCGCTATCTGCGGCGTCTGGCCGACCGGGATCTGGCCTTGGACCGAACCTCGATCCCGTTGGGGTCGTGCACGATGAAGCTCAACGCCACGGCCGAGATGGTGCCGATCACCTGGCCCGAGCTGGCCGAGATCCACCCCTTCGCGCCGCTCGACCAGGTGGAGGGGTACCGGCGGATCATCGCCGACCTCGAGGGCTGGCTGGCCGAGATCACCGGATACGACGCGGTGTCGATGCAGCCCAATGCCGGCTCGCAAGGCGAGTACGCGGGCCTGCTGGCGATCCGGGCCTATCACCGCAGCAGGGGCGACGAGCAGCGAACGGTGTGCGTGATCCCCTCGTCGGCCCACGGGACCAACGCGGCGAGCGCGGTGCTTGCCGGCATGGAGGTCGCGGTCGTCGCCTGTGACGACCAGGGGAACATCGACGTTGGCGACCTGCGGGCCACGCTGGCCGAGGTCGGTGATCGCCTGGCGGCGTTGATGGTGACCTACCCGTCGACCCATGGCGTCTATGAGGAGGCGATCGTCGAGATCTGTGAACTGATCCATGATCACGGCGGACAGGTGTATCTCGATGGAGCCAACCTCAACGCATTGGTGGGCCTGGCCCGACCGGGTCGGTTCGGGGCCGACGTCTCGCACCTGAACCTCCACAAGACCTTCTGCATCCCCCACGGAGGAGGGGGACCCGGTGTCGGGCCGATCGGCGTCCGTTCTCACCTGGAGCCGTTCCTCCCTGGCCACGGAGTGGTACCCGAGGCCGGCCCACACGGGAGCGGCGACCATGGCGTCGGCCCGGTGGCGTCGGCTCCCTGGGGGTCCGCGGGGATCTTGCCCATCTCGTGGATGTATGTCCGCATGATGGGTGCCGAGGGGCTGACGCGTGCGACCGAGGTGGCAATCGCCGCTGCGAACTATGTGGCCAAGCGTCTGGAGACCCACTACCCGGTGCTCTACCAGGGTCCGGGCGGGTACGTGGCCCACGAGTGCATCATCGACACGCGCCCTGCTCGCGACGAAGCTGGGGTGAGTGTGGACGACATCGCCAAGCGCCTGATCGACTACGGCTTTCACGCACCCACCATGTCGTTCCCGGTGGCCGGCACGTTGATGATCGAGCCCACCGAATCCGAGCACCTGGCCGAGCTCGATCGCTTCTGTGAGGCGATGATCGCGATCGCAGGCGAGATCGACCGGGTTCGTCACGGCGAGTGGGAGCGGACGGACAACCCGCTCGTCCACGCCCCCCACACCGCCGAGGTGTTGCTCGTCGACGGGTGGGAGCGTGGGTACCCCAGAGCATTGGGTGCGCTGCCCCCCGGCGTGGATCCCCGGTCGAAGTACTGGTCGCCGGTGAGTCGGATCGACCAGGCCTACGGCGACCGCAACGTGATGTGTGCCTGTCCGCCGATCGAGGCCTACGGCACCTGA
- the gcvT gene encoding glycine cleavage system aminomethyltransferase GcvT, with protein sequence MSDPPVSLRRTPLFDLHRERNGRMVDFAGWNLPVRYDPGPVAEHFHTREAASLFDVSHMAVVEVHGASLGDAATALESLVPADVVGLSPGRQRYTMITNASGGVVDDLMIAATGDYLTLVLNASRREIDLEVLRSSLEPDGIEVIERSDLALLAVQGPEAVRAVAALAPGVEALGFMDIGVFEVAGVDCRVSRSGYTGEDGLELHVPGDEATAVARALLAGRGGVELAGLAARDSLRLEAGLCLYGNDLDETTTPVEAGLTWTIAGRRRSEGGFPGADVVHAQLDDMPPRLRVGFCIDGRRPVRAGADVADPTTGDVVGRITSGGYGPTFGGPIAMGYVPPPLARPDMELVAVERGKELSMVVTELPFVTRRYHRPSSAQIFQEGR encoded by the coding sequence ATGAGCGATCCGCCAGTGTCACTGCGCCGGACCCCGCTGTTCGACCTGCACCGCGAGCGCAACGGCCGAATGGTCGACTTCGCCGGATGGAACCTGCCGGTGCGCTACGACCCGGGCCCGGTGGCCGAGCACTTCCACACCCGCGAGGCGGCGTCGCTGTTCGATGTCAGCCACATGGCGGTGGTCGAGGTGCACGGAGCATCCCTCGGCGATGCCGCCACCGCGCTCGAGTCGCTGGTGCCGGCCGACGTGGTGGGGCTGTCACCCGGCAGGCAGCGCTACACCATGATCACCAACGCGTCGGGCGGCGTGGTCGATGATCTCATGATCGCCGCCACCGGCGACTACCTCACCCTGGTCCTCAACGCCTCCCGGCGCGAGATCGACCTCGAGGTGCTGCGATCATCGCTCGAGCCGGACGGCATCGAGGTGATCGAGCGATCCGACCTGGCCTTGCTGGCCGTACAGGGCCCCGAGGCGGTGCGAGCGGTCGCCGCCCTGGCTCCGGGGGTCGAGGCGCTCGGGTTCATGGACATCGGGGTGTTCGAGGTGGCCGGGGTCGACTGCCGGGTGAGCCGTTCTGGTTACACCGGCGAGGACGGACTCGAGCTGCACGTGCCGGGCGACGAGGCAACCGCTGTCGCTCGTGCCTTGCTGGCGGGCCGAGGCGGCGTGGAGCTCGCGGGGCTCGCGGCTCGTGACTCGCTTCGACTCGAAGCCGGGCTGTGTCTCTATGGCAACGACCTCGACGAGACGACGACCCCTGTTGAGGCCGGCCTCACCTGGACCATCGCCGGGAGGCGGCGGTCCGAAGGTGGATTCCCCGGTGCCGATGTGGTGCACGCGCAGCTCGACGACATGCCGCCCAGGCTGCGGGTCGGCTTCTGCATCGATGGGCGCAGGCCGGTGCGGGCGGGAGCCGACGTGGCGGACCCGACGACCGGCGATGTGGTCGGCCGGATCACCAGCGGCGGCTACGGCCCCACCTTCGGCGGTCCGATCGCCATGGGATACGTTCCGCCACCGCTGGCCCGACCCGACATGGAGCTCGTGGCGGTCGAACGGGGCAAGGAGCTCTCGATGGTGGTCACCGAGTTGCCCTTCGTCACCCGCCGCTACCACCGTCCCAGCTCGGCACAGATCTTTCAGGAGGGCCGATGA